In Streptomyces sp. P3, one DNA window encodes the following:
- a CDS encoding CBS domain-containing protein, whose amino-acid sequence MTGTPYKVSDVMTQTVVAVGRDAPFKEIVRTMEQWKVSAMPVLEGEGRVVGVVSEADLLPKEEFREGEQSLSQQRLRLADVAKAGATRAEELMSTPAVTVHPDATLAQAARIMAVRHVKRLPVVDDIAMLQGVVSRADLLKVFLRSDEEIADEVRRTVVSSLYPTAGHSLDVTVHEGVVTLRGHVRDTALVPIAVRLVRTVEGVVDVEQQLTGHS is encoded by the coding sequence ATGACCGGGACTCCGTACAAGGTGAGCGATGTGATGACCCAGACGGTTGTGGCCGTCGGGCGTGACGCGCCGTTCAAGGAGATCGTGCGGACGATGGAGCAGTGGAAGGTCAGCGCCATGCCCGTGCTGGAGGGAGAGGGACGCGTCGTCGGTGTCGTCTCCGAGGCCGATCTCCTGCCCAAGGAGGAGTTCCGCGAAGGCGAGCAGAGCCTCTCCCAGCAGCGACTGCGCCTGGCCGATGTCGCCAAGGCCGGTGCGACCAGGGCGGAGGAGCTCATGAGCACCCCGGCCGTCACCGTCCACCCGGACGCCACTCTCGCCCAGGCCGCGAGGATCATGGCCGTCCGGCACGTCAAGCGGCTGCCCGTGGTCGACGACATCGCCATGCTCCAGGGCGTTGTCAGCCGTGCCGACCTGCTGAAGGTCTTCCTGCGGTCGGACGAGGAGATAGCGGACGAGGTCCGCCGGACTGTGGTGTCCTCTCTGTATCCGACCGCCGGCCACTCGCTCGACGTCACCGTGCACGAGGGGGTCGTCACCCTGCGTGGACACGTTCGCGACACCGCGCTCGTCCCCATCGCCGTACGCCTGGTGCGCACCGTCGAAGGGGTCGTGGACGTCGAGCAGCAGCTCACCGGCCACAGCTAG
- a CDS encoding CBS domain-containing protein, translating into MWHRTVSDLMTTSVVKVHRDTGFKELAKLLAEYDITAVPVVDDEEHAVGVVSEADLLRKEAAQLDPAGLLPVLRPRPADRAKAEATTAEGLMNSPAVTARPQWTAVEAAQVMERHHVKRLPVVDEADRLVGLVSRADLLRVFLRGDSALREEISGEVLLRTLGITPGAVTVRVVDGRVSLKGTVERKSLVPVVIRLCQGVDGVVDVSAELHHRVDDTSTVPEPEASRRAGLAT; encoded by the coding sequence ATGTGGCACCGCACCGTGAGCGACCTCATGACCACGTCGGTCGTGAAGGTGCACCGGGACACCGGCTTCAAGGAGCTGGCCAAGCTGCTCGCCGAGTACGACATCACCGCCGTACCGGTCGTGGACGACGAAGAACACGCCGTAGGTGTGGTCTCCGAGGCTGACCTGCTGCGCAAGGAGGCCGCCCAACTGGATCCGGCGGGGCTGCTGCCCGTGCTGCGTCCGCGGCCCGCCGACCGGGCGAAGGCAGAGGCCACGACCGCCGAGGGACTGATGAACAGCCCTGCCGTGACGGCCAGGCCTCAGTGGACGGCGGTGGAGGCCGCCCAGGTCATGGAGCGTCACCACGTCAAACGGCTGCCGGTGGTCGACGAGGCCGACAGGCTGGTCGGTCTGGTCAGCAGGGCCGATCTGCTCCGTGTCTTTCTGCGGGGCGACAGCGCCCTCCGGGAGGAGATCTCGGGAGAGGTACTCCTGCGCACGCTCGGGATCACGCCCGGCGCGGTCACCGTGCGGGTCGTCGACGGCCGGGTGTCGCTGAAGGGCACCGTCGAGCGCAAGTCACTCGTCCCGGTCGTCATCCGCCTGTGCCAGGGCGTGGACGGAGTGGTCGACGTCTCCGCGGAGCTGCACCACCGGGTGGACGACACCTCCACGGTGCCGGAGCCCGAGGCGTCACGCCGCGCGGGACTGGCCACGTGA